The Amycolatopsis jiangsuensis nucleotide sequence TACGAGGGCCTGGTGTTCGGCCGGCTCGACCATCGTGACCGCGAGCGGATCTACGTGGGCCGGCTCGGGATCCGCGACACCGAGTTCGACAACCTCGTCACCGACTGGCGCGCCCCGGCGGCTGCCGCGTTCTACCAGGCCACCGCCGAGGAGCCGATGGACGTGGTGCGCCGCCGCGTGATCCGCTGCTCCGGGCAGAACGTGCTCGACGTGGACGACGACGTGCTGATCGCCGACGCCGTGCCCGAAGACATGCAGATCGTCGGCGAAGGCGCGCTGATGGCCGCGCTCGGTCGTGCGCGCGGCGAGAAGATGCGCGACATCGTCGCCACGATCCAGAAAGAGCAGGACGAGGTCATCCGCGCACCGTGGCGGGGGGTCACGGAGATCACCGGTGGCCCGGGCACCGGCAAGACCGCGGTCGCCCTGCACCGTGCCGCGTACCTGCTCTACAGGTATCGCCGTCAGCTCGGCGGTGCGGGAGTGCTCGTGATCGGGCCGTCGGGCGTCTTCACCAGCTATATCTCGCGCGTGCTGCCGTCGATGGGCGAGACGAACGTCGAGCTGCGCGCGCTCGGCGAAGTACTCGACGGGCTCGAAGCGACCCGGCAGGACACCTCCGCGCTCGCGGCGGTCAAGGGCTCACTGCGGATGCGGAAGGTGTTGCTGCGCGCGTTGCGGGACACGCCGCCCGAGGCGCCTGACGAGCTGCGCATCGTCTACCGCGGCGAGGTCCTGAAGCTCGCCGGGCGGGAGCTGGAGAAGGTGCGGCGCAAGGCGCACACCCAGGGCGCGCCGCCGAACCGTTCCCGCGTACGGGTCGCGGAGCTGCTGCTCGCCGCGCTCGCGGACAAGGCGGAGGAGTACGCGAAGGCGGACGGGAAGGAGATCGACCGCGCGGAGTTGATCACCGACCTCGGCGAGCGGATCGACTTCCACCGCTTCCTGGTCGTGTGGTGGCCGGTGCTGTACCCGGCGCAGGTGCTCAAGTGGCTGGGCGAGGAGAAGCGGCTCGCCGCGGCCGCGAAGGGCGTGCTGAGCCGGGCCGAGATCAGCCTGCTGGCGGCCGATTTCGCGGACCGGGCGCGGGGGTGGTCGGTGGCCGACGTGGCGCTGCTCGACGAGCTGCGCGTCCTGGTCGGGCCGGAGCCGAAGCGCCGTCGCAGGCAGACCGTGGTCGAGGTCGAGCCGGACCGCACCGGCGGCGGTACCCCGCACCGTCCGGAGCACTACGACGAGTACTCGCACGTCGTGGTCGACGAATCGCAGGACCTGTCGCCGATGCAGTGGCGCATGGTCGGACGCCGCGGCAAGTACGCGAGCTGGACCGTGGTGGGCGATCCGGTGCAGAGCTCGTGGCCGGATCCCGGCGAGGCGGCGCAGGCACGGGACCAGGCGTTCGGGACGAAGACCGCCCGTCGCCGGTACACGCTGCGCACGAACTACCGGAATTCGGCGGAGATCTTCGAGCTTGCGGCGAAGGTGGTGACCGGGCACGC carries:
- a CDS encoding HelD family protein, which produces MSEPRVRRAEIAVEQAHVDRVYTRLAELRAQAEAMRAKGYELGQGAQREAIFEQASMLFERDMMVYHANQTLQTLDAEYEGLVFGRLDHRDRERIYVGRLGIRDTEFDNLVTDWRAPAAAAFYQATAEEPMDVVRRRVIRCSGQNVLDVDDDVLIADAVPEDMQIVGEGALMAALGRARGEKMRDIVATIQKEQDEVIRAPWRGVTEITGGPGTGKTAVALHRAAYLLYRYRRQLGGAGVLVIGPSGVFTSYISRVLPSMGETNVELRALGEVLDGLEATRQDTSALAAVKGSLRMRKVLLRALRDTPPEAPDELRIVYRGEVLKLAGRELEKVRRKAHTQGAPPNRSRVRVAELLLAALADKAEEYAKADGKEIDRAELITDLGERIDFHRFLVVWWPVLYPAQVLKWLGEEKRLAAAAKGVLSRAEISLLAADFADRARGWSVADVALLDELRVLVGPEPKRRRRQTVVEVEPDRTGGGTPHRPEHYDEYSHVVVDESQDLSPMQWRMVGRRGKYASWTVVGDPVQSSWPDPGEAAQARDQAFGTKTARRRYTLRTNYRNSAEIFELAAKVVTGHAQAEELPAAVRTTGIAPEVRPVDAAALATATQAAVKELLGAVEGTVGVITAMDRVGEVSGWLSGQADERLKVVGSLDSKGLEYDAVVLVEPMELVTESSTGRRVLYVALTRATQHLIVLASDPDWLPAS